One stretch of Thalassophryne amazonica chromosome 19, fThaAma1.1, whole genome shotgun sequence DNA includes these proteins:
- the nkl.4 gene encoding NK-lysin tandem duplicate 4, whose translation MGCHALPTPHHHPLHVMCINVQRHSHSDILACCAIMETSPVLLVWILITCSVWMVQSMRLEVDIDDHVDTEISVEASKLPGLCWACKWSLNKVKKLAGPNATAEVLKSKLLSICNQIGLLQPLCRSFVKKNLGELIEELTTTDDVRTICVNTKACMPKEMLQPPHYEDAQIHLCGKCCLHASNGNNN comes from the exons ATGGGCTGTCATGcactccccaccccccaccaccaccccttgCATGTGATGTGTATAAATGTGCAGAGACACTCACATTCAGATATCCTCGCTTGCTGTGCAATAATGGAAACATCTCCAGTCCTTCTTGTGTGGATTCTGATAACGTGTTCTG TGTGGATGGTCCAGAGCATGCGCTTAGAGGTTGACATTGATGATCATGTGGACACAGAAATCTCAGTGGAAGCAAGCAAG CTTCCAGGTTTATGTTGGGCTTGCAAGTGGTCTTTGAATAAGGTGAAAAAACTGGCCGGACCGAACGCCACCGCAGAG GTGCTGAAATCAAAGTTGTTGTCCATCTGCAACCAGATCGGCCTCTTACAACCTTTGTGCCGCTCGTTTGTGAAGAAGAACCTCGGAGAACTGATTGAAGAACTAACTACCACTGATGATGTGAGGACAATCTGCGTCAACACCAAGGCCTGCAT GCCAAAGGAGATGTTGCAGCCGCCACACTACGAAGATGCACAGATTCACCTGTGTGG